A window of Microcystis aeruginosa FD4 contains these coding sequences:
- the ftsZ gene encoding cell division protein FtsZ, with protein sequence MTSINEIVPTYPNLNSNDYASSAMSEDNHYSQNNAGVLFTRPHESQMTPREESRSNRIVPSNVAKIKVIGVGGGGCNAVNRMIASGVTGIEFWAINTDAQALAHSSAPQRLQIGTKLTRGLGAGGNPAIGQKAAEESRDEIAQALEGTDLVFITAGMGGGTGTGAAPIVAEIAKEIGCLTVGVVTRPFTFEGRRRTNQADEGVGGLQSRVDTLIIIPNNQLLQVIPADTPLQEAFRVADDVLRQGVQGISDIITIPGLVNVDFADVRAVMADAGSALMGIGIGSGKSRAKEGAIAAISSPLLESSIEGAKGVVFNITGGQDLTLHEVNAAAEIIYEVVDPNANIIFGAVIDEKMQGEVRITVIATGFSGDSPSRPTANKVVINTPAPSPAPTPEPPKPAGLDIPEFLQRRRPFDR encoded by the coding sequence ATGACATCGATTAATGAAATCGTTCCCACCTATCCCAATCTGAATAGTAACGATTATGCCAGTTCAGCTATGAGCGAAGATAATCATTACTCTCAGAATAATGCTGGAGTATTATTTACTCGCCCCCATGAATCACAGATGACACCCCGAGAAGAAAGTCGTAGTAATCGCATCGTGCCAAGCAATGTCGCCAAGATCAAGGTGATCGGGGTCGGCGGTGGGGGCTGTAACGCCGTTAACCGCATGATCGCCAGTGGCGTGACCGGAATCGAATTTTGGGCAATTAACACCGATGCCCAGGCCCTGGCCCATTCCTCCGCCCCCCAGAGGTTACAAATCGGGACAAAATTAACCCGCGGCCTAGGGGCGGGGGGCAATCCGGCGATCGGACAGAAAGCGGCGGAAGAATCTCGGGATGAAATCGCCCAAGCATTGGAAGGAACCGATCTAGTCTTTATTACCGCCGGGATGGGCGGCGGCACGGGAACGGGGGCTGCTCCAATTGTGGCCGAAATTGCCAAAGAAATCGGCTGTTTGACCGTGGGAGTTGTGACTCGTCCCTTTACCTTCGAGGGTCGTCGTCGCACTAATCAGGCCGATGAAGGGGTGGGCGGTTTACAAAGTCGGGTCGATACCCTGATTATTATCCCCAATAACCAGTTATTACAGGTAATACCCGCCGACACTCCCCTACAGGAGGCTTTTCGGGTCGCTGATGATGTGCTGCGGCAAGGGGTACAGGGGATATCGGATATTATCACTATCCCCGGTCTGGTAAATGTGGATTTCGCCGATGTGCGGGCAGTGATGGCCGATGCGGGTTCGGCCCTAATGGGTATCGGCATCGGTTCCGGAAAATCTCGGGCTAAGGAAGGCGCGATCGCTGCTATTTCCTCACCGTTACTGGAATCCTCGATCGAAGGGGCGAAAGGTGTGGTCTTTAATATCACTGGTGGTCAAGATCTAACCCTACACGAAGTCAATGCCGCCGCCGAAATTATCTATGAAGTGGTGGATCCCAACGCTAATATCATCTTCGGGGCAGTAATTGACGAGAAAATGCAGGGAGAAGTCAGAATTACCGTCATTGCCACCGGTTTTTCCGGCGATTCCCCCTCTCGTCCCACTGCTAACAAGGTGGTGATTAATACCCCCGCACCCAGTCCAGCACCCACTCCCGAACCACCAAAACCGGCGGGATTAGATATCCCCGAATTTCTGCAACGTCGTCGTCCTTTTGATCGCTAA